In Spirochaetaceae bacterium, the DNA window CACTGGACCGACGAACGCGCCCGCGCCGAGTTCGCGGTGCGCATCGGCGAGCTGTGCCGGCGCGCGGCCGACCACGGCGTGACCCTGCACCTGCAGACCGATCACTGGAAGCGGCTGCCGGACGCCGCCGCCGTGCTCGACTTGGTCGCCGAGATCGGGCAGCCCAACCTGCGCTACGCCCTGAACGTCGGCCACCTGTGGCCGGGCGCCGAGCTGCCGGACGAGATGATCGCGCTGGCCGGCGAGCGCCTCGGCGCCGTGCTGCTGTCCGCGCCGCGCGTCGACTCCGCCGGCCAGGTCTACGACGCGCACCTGCCGGTGCACGGCAGCGGCATCGACCCGGCGCCGCTGTCGGCGGCCGGCGACGTCCTGTTCATCTTCGACGCCATCTACCCCGACTGGGACGCCGAGTACCTGGACGCCCAGGCCCTGCGGCGTGCGCTTGGGTCTTAGCGACCTGGGTCGCAGCGCCTGCTCAGGCGGAGGCGGCGTCCAGCTTGGCGCGGATGGCGGCGTGGGCGGCGCGGTCTATGGGGTAGCGGGCGAGCACCAGGATGCCGGCGATGAAGAACAGCGCCGGGATCGGGCCGATCAGCAGCCGGATGCCGTGCAGGGCGAGGGGGGTCTGGGCCACGTCGGGCACGTAGCCGGTCCACTGCAGCACCGCCCCGCTGACCGCGCCGGCCAGCCCCAGGCCCAGCTTCTGCAGGAAGGTCCACATGCCGTAGAACACGCCCTCGCGGCGCTGGCCGTTCTCCAGCTCGTCGTAGTCCACCACGTCGGGGATGATCGACCACGGCATCACGTAGTTGGTGGCCAGGCCCACCCCGGCCAGCGCCATCAGTACGAACAGCACGGTCACGTCGCGGTGGGCAAACAGGTAGGCGGCCAGCAGCGCCGCCCCGAACAGCACCATGCCGGCGTTGTAGGCGGTGCGCTTGCCGATCCGCCCCGACAGCCATACCCATCCGGGGATCGCCGCGAACGCGGCCAGCAGCAGGGCCAGCGAGGCGAAGCTGGCCAGCTCGGGGCGCCCGTACAGGTGCTCGAAGTAGAACGGCACCGCGCTGGTGGCCACCACGATGCCGGTCATGAACAGCGCCCACGGGAATAGCGCCAGCCGGAACGGGCGCACCTTCAGCGCCGCCGCGTAACCGGCGAACACGCTGCCGGCCGGGGCACGCCCGCGTGTCACCGGGCGCTCGCGCACCGAGGCGAACGTGATCAGCACCACCGCCGCCGAAATCACCCCGAACAGCAGGCCCGCGACCGTGTACCCCGCGCCCATGCCGGCGCCGGCCGCCATGCCGACCACAACGGTGAACGCGCCCGCGCCGAGCAGCGTGCCGACGATCGCCCACGCCATCCGGTAGCCGTTGAGGTTGGTGCGCTCCTGGAAGTCGCGCGCCAACTCCGGCGTAAGCGCCGCGTAGGGAATGAAAACCACCGTGTAAGCGGTGCTCACGAAGCAGAACGCGAACACCACCCAAGCGAACATCGCGCCCTCGCTCCAGCCGCGCCCGCCCACCTCCAGGAACACCAGCGTCATGCCGGCCACCATCGCCGCCGAGCCGAACAGCAGGTAGGGCCGCCGCCGCCCCCAGCGCGAGGCGGTGCGGTCCGACAGCGTGCCCATCAGCGGATCGGTGACCGCGTCCCAGGCACGCCCGAGCAGCAGCGCCAGCCCGGCCAGCGACGCCGCCAGCCCGAGCGTGTCGGTGACGAAGTTGAGCAGCCAGAACCCCATGACGGTAAAGAACAGGTTCCCGCCCAGGTCCCCGACGCCATACCCCATCTTGGTCCGCAGCCGCAACGATCCAGCCATCGCCCCCCAGTATAAGCTGACAGACTCGGCTTCGCACGCAAACGCCAGACAACCGGTCCTGTTGGTCTGCTGGTCGCACGACATTGACACGCGTCCCCCACACCTGTTGAGAATCGACTCGATCAGGTTGCCATGGACGAAGCTGCCTCTTGGAGAGAATCTCCGTTGACCCACGAATCTTCGGCGGCAACCGATCGTTCGAGGTCGCCGCCTGGCCGTCGAGCACATATTGGGGATGCTGGCAGCAGGTGACGATCACGAGACGATTCTGCACGGCTACCCGTGGTTGGAACGAGAGGACATCCTCGCCTGCCTCGTGTACGCGAGTCGCCTCGTCAGCCGGGAGCGAGTCGAGCCGCTCCTGGTTACGGGAGATGGATGAAGCTACTTCTGGATACTTGTATCTGGGGAGGTGCAGTACTCAAGCCCACCTGCCTGCCGTCCCCGGTCGCGCCGCTCGGATCGACCGCGCACACCGGGGCGCGCCGGGCTTCAGTCGGCTATCCTCGCGGGGCGGTCGTGACGCTGAGCGTGGCGCAACCTGTGGTGGGCTTCACAACGAAGCCTGAGATTAGCCGGTTCCGCACCGCCGCCGAGCGCGAACGGCACGATATGGTCGATCTCCAGCCGATAGCGGGAGCCGCAGCGCCGCCCGCCGTGGCGGTCGACATAGCTGCAACAACCCTGGTCGCGCCGCCACACCTCCCGCTTCACCGCCGCCGGGATGTACCGCGACCGGGAGCCCGGCGCCGCACCGAGGGAATGCAACGCGGCGAGGTGCCGCTGCACTGCCGGCGAACGCTCCGCCGGCCCCACCGCGCCAAGCCCGGCGGCGTACGCCAGCCGCTGCGCCGCCAAGGCCGGGAACCGGCGGTCGCCCGGCACCGGTGCCCACGATGCGTTGCACCGGTTGGCGTCGACCCGCGGTCCGTGCGCGCAAGTTGCAAGCTCCAGGACACCGTGCCCGCCCACATCCCGGCCATCGCCGCCGACTCTCCCGTGCCGCTTCGCCGGCGAAGCACCCCTGCGGCCGTTGCCTTGCATCGCCCTCGGTGGCCCGCAGCCGTGCTCGGTCTCCCGACCGCGTCCCGGCGCCCAAGCCGCGCCGGCACCACGGCGTGCCGCTTCCCCAGTATGCACGCCCTCGTTCTGCATGACTCCCTTCGCCACCGAGTCGGACCGCCGGAGCGTGTCCCGTGCCGGCGCGGACTTCGGGCCGTCGCGCTCGGCCTCCGTGTCCCGCTTCGCCGCCGACTCGGAGCGCCGGAGCGTGTCCCGTGCCGGCGCGGACTTCGGGCCGCCGCGCTCGGGCTCGGTGTCCCGCTTCGCCGGCGATTCGGAGCACCGGACCGCGTCTCGCACCGGCGCGGACTTCGGGCTGCCGCGCTCGGGCTCGGTGTCCCGCTTCGCCGGCGATTCGGAGCGCCGGAGCGTGTCCCGCACCGGCGCGGACATCGGGCCGCCGCGCTCGGGCTCGGTGTCCCGCTTCGCCGGCGATTCGGAGCGCCGGAGCGTGTCCCGCACCGGCGCGGACATCGGGCTGCCGCGCTCGGCCTCCGTGTCCCGCTTCGCCGCCGCAACCGCCGGACCGCCGCCGTGCCGCGCCACCGCGTGCGTCCTGCGCCCCGGTTCGGCTTCGGACCGGCACTTCGTGGGCGAAGTGGTGTGCACACCGCTGTTCGGTGCCGCCGCCCGTGACGCGTTGCCGTGCCCGGTGACCGAGTGGCGCTTCGCCAGCGAAGTGGTGTGCCCGGCTCCGCCCCCCACCGGCGTATACTCCTCCGCCGGCGAATCGGAGTGGCGGACAGTGTCCCGTGCCGGCGCGGAGTTCGTTCCGCCGCGCTCGGCCTCCGTGTCCCGCTTCGCCGCCGAAACCGCCGGGCCGCCACCGTTTCGCGCCACCGCATGCGACCTGCGTCCGGGTTGGCACTTCGCCAGCGAAGTGGTGTGCGCACCGCTGCTCGGTGCCGCCGCCCGTGACGCGTTGCCGCGCCCGGTGACCGAGTGGCGCTTCGCCAGCGAAGTGGTGTGCCCGTCTCTGCTCCGCACCGGCGCGGACTTCGTGCTGCCCTGTTCGGCCTCCGAGGGACGCTTCGGCGCCGAATCAGAGCCACGGACAGTGTCCCGCACCGACACGGAATTCGCGCCGCCGCACTCGGCTTCCGTGTGCCGCTGCGCCGCCGATTCGGAGCGCCGGACAATATCCCGCACCGCCGCGGACTTCGCACCGCCACGCTCGGCCTCCGCATCCCGCTTCGCCGGCGAAGCGGTGCGACCGCCACCGTCGTGCGCCGGCGCGGATTTCGTCTCGCCGTGCTCGGCTTCCGCGGGCCGCTGCGCCGCCGAAGGACGGACAGTGCCATTCCGAACCGCCGCCCCGAACGATGCGTCATCTCGCTCGACTTCGCTCTGCCGTTCGACGCCGCCTCCATCCGCGCGAGCCGCGCTCCGCTCCACCGCCTCCGTGTCGCGCCGCGCTAGCGTGTTCGCGGATCGCTCTCCCGCTCCCGAGCGGCGAGCGCCAGTGCGCCGGACGCGCGGTGGCCGTGCCGGGTCGTAGCGGGCCAGGCCGTCGCGCACCAGCCGCGCCACCAGCTCGCCCAGCGCCAGGTGCGGATCCGTGTGCGACAGCAGCATCTGCAGCGTTTCCAGTCCGTGCCGGCACTCCGCGTCGATCGCCGCCTTCAGCTCCCAGCGCCCGCCTCCGAGCGCGCGCAACCGGTCGCTCGGCCGCGCCAGCTCCGGGTCCACCTCGGCCAGCATCTGCTGCACTTCGCGGGTGCTCTTGCCCGCCGCCTGCCGGACCAGCTCCTCCCGCGCCGCCGCGTCCAGCACCGGCCCGGCTGGCGCTGCCGCCTCGCGCTCGCCCTCGCGCATCGGTACCGCCGACGCCGGTTCTCCCGGTGCACCGCCACTCCGCGGCGCCCTGCCCAGGCCGCCATCGGTGCCGCCACCGCCCGGCGGACGGCCCCGACTGCGGTCGCTGCGCTCGAACAGATTCTGCAGTTGCGCCGCGTTGCTCAGGTTGAACTTCCACTTCCGGTCCAAGGCTACCGCTTTCGGCCTTCACACCCCGGCTGCATTGCCTCCGTCCCGACCGGAAGATAGTACTTTAACTTATTGCAAGTGAAGTATTTATCGTTAGTCAGCGAGTCCGCGAGGTCGCCTTCCAAGGGCAATTATAGCCCGTTCGCGGCGTCCCGTGCCCTTGCGCCGCTACTCGGTTAGCTGCAGGCTGGTCCAGCGAATGCCGTAGCGCTCGGAGGGTCTCGCCTGTGGTTCGGCCGCTCGTTCCCGGCACCAGTGCACTGCCAGCAGGAGCCCGTCACCGATTGGCAGGGCGGACGGCAGACCGAACGCGAAGTCGGAGAATTTGTCGATGCCGCCGGCTCCGTGGGCAAGCTCGCCGGGCGCGCCGGCGGCGTCCCAGAGCATCGTCTCCGGCCCGAGAATCCATC includes these proteins:
- a CDS encoding TIM barrel protein codes for the protein MKEDGLTLLPAPQPPPRPRNRLLALRGPGSVQEEILRRPTFFEHFDGVKMEWRYLRDRDPGRLRDEQDWLARQRVRAVVDFSRDLNLFPGLTLLDAYPPHYAASVAAIDGVLAKMRLCAARDAVIAVHRRPENHWTDERARAEFAVRIGELCRRAADHGVTLHLQTDHWKRLPDAAAVLDLVAEIGQPNLRYALNVGHLWPGAELPDEMIALAGERLGAVLLSAPRVDSAGQVYDAHLPVHGSGIDPAPLSAAGDVLFIFDAIYPDWDAEYLDAQALRRALGS
- a CDS encoding MFS transporter, which translates into the protein MAGSLRLRTKMGYGVGDLGGNLFFTVMGFWLLNFVTDTLGLAASLAGLALLLGRAWDAVTDPLMGTLSDRTASRWGRRRPYLLFGSAAMVAGMTLVFLEVGGRGWSEGAMFAWVVFAFCFVSTAYTVVFIPYAALTPELARDFQERTNLNGYRMAWAIVGTLLGAGAFTVVVGMAAGAGMGAGYTVAGLLFGVISAAVVLITFASVRERPVTRGRAPAGSVFAGYAAALKVRPFRLALFPWALFMTGIVVATSAVPFYFEHLYGRPELASFASLALLLAAFAAIPGWVWLSGRIGKRTAYNAGMVLFGAALLAAYLFAHRDVTVLFVLMALAGVGLATNYVMPWSIIPDVVDYDELENGQRREGVFYGMWTFLQKLGLGLAGAVSGAVLQWTGYVPDVAQTPLALHGIRLLIGPIPALFFIAGILVLARYPIDRAAHAAIRAKLDAASA
- a CDS encoding DUF433 domain-containing protein; the protein is MVRGRRLAVEHILGMLAAGDDHETILHGYPWLEREDILACLVYASRLVSRERVEPLLVTGDG